A genomic segment from Nasonia vitripennis strain AsymCx chromosome 1 unlocalized genomic scaffold, Nvit_psr_1.1 chr1_random0009, whole genome shotgun sequence encodes:
- the LOC116418327 gene encoding uncharacterized protein LOC116418327 encodes MTTMCEYKKMFENTILKYPEENVYIVDIQGFQRIAVDTFIFKEISFLNVKKTALPTAYLFKSPMPWEELTEEEKCMIHWLEKSYHGIEWNSGDIPYHRLQQVLQIFTRGVKKIFVKGEQKALWLKNYLPNTLISNVEDLGCPPLENIKSNKNYFCLHHQLSIRRKPACAVHNALSIRAWLLNYLSGKFSQDEVD; translated from the exons ATGACTACAATGTGTGAATACAAAAAGATGTTCGAAAATACCATACTGAAATATCCAGaagaaaatgtttatattgTTGACATTCAAGGATTTCAAAGAATTGCTGtggatacttttattttcaaggaAATTAGTTTCCTCAACGTAAAAAAAACAGCTTTACCAACTGCTTACCTCTTCAAGTCTCCTATGCCGTGGGAAGAACTTaccgaggaagaaaaatgtatgattcATTGGCTAGAAAAAAGTTACCATGGAATCGAATGGAATTCTGGTGACATTCCATACCATCGACTTCAACAAGTCTTACAAATCTTTACGCGaggtgttaaaaaaatattcgttaAAGGAGAACAGAAAGCACTGtggttaaaaaattatttgccgaATAC tctaATATCCAATGTCGAAGATCTCGGATGCCCTCCACTGGAGAacataaaaagtaataaaaattacttttgctTGCACCATCAACTTTCTATTAGAAGAAAACCAGCATGTGCCGTCCATAATGCTCTTTCAATAAGAGCAtggttattaaattatttgtctgGAAAATTTAGTCAAGACGAAGTTGATTAA
- the LOC116418322 gene encoding putative protein TPRXL, with the protein MSPKKLNSPMQPSRSRRSLQVAQKRIRWLVANAPTLLTMLDYVSWAMDVVETLPQPPNAALQQLASRRSPTADLPRRSPAANLPRRSPVADLPQRSPVADQPRRSSTAEQPQRSSTAEHPRRSSAADPTQRSPTADPPRRSPMAEQPQRSSTAEHPRRSSAANPAQRSPMAEQPRRSLTAEQPRQSSVTRRRRSRSSSSSSSSSSSSSSSSLSSSSSSSSSGTCTSVKSIRDLKPIPKIASSNMKRKVNDQKGNEQKKKKVGERETSPKPGTSTMTSEVTRPVPRRGILQLKRTDSKQQQQQQQQQQQQQQQQQQQQQQQPHVNK; encoded by the exons ATGTCACCGAAGAAGCTAAATTCACCAATGCAGCCTTCTCGAAGCCGACGGAGTCTGCAGGTCGCCCAGAAGCGTATACGTTGGCTGGTCGCCAACGCACCAACTCTCCTAACAATGCTCGACTACGTCTCCTGGGCAATGGACGTGGTCGAAACAC TGCCACAACCACCAAATGCTGCTTTGCAGCAATTAGCATCGCGACGATCTCCGACGGCTGACCTGCCACGACGATCTCCGGCGGCTAACCTGCCACGACGATCCCCGGTGGCTGACCTACCACAACGATCCCCGGTGGCTGACCAGCCTCGACGATCCTCGACGGCTGAGCAGCCGCAGAGATCTTCGACGGCTGAGCATCCTCGACGATCCTCGGCGGCTGACCCGACGCAGCGATCTCCGACGGCTGACCCGCCACGGCGATCCCCAATGGCTGAGCAGCCTCAGAGATCTTCGACGGCTGAGCATCCTCGACGATCCTCGGCGGCTAATCCGGCGCAGCGATCCCCAATGGCTGAGCAGCCTCGGCGATCTTTGACGGCTGAGCAGCCTCGACAATCTTCGGTGACCCGAAGAAGACGGTCTCGGTCGAGCTCAAGTTCTAGCTCGAGTTCGAGCTCGAGTTCGAGCTCTAGTTTGAGCTCTAGTTCGAGCTCCAGCTCTAGCGGAACATGTACATCTGTTAAAAGTATACGCGATCTCAAGCCGATTCCTAAGATCGCGTCCTcgaatatgaagagaaaagtaaatg ATCAAAAAGGCAAcgagcagaagaagaaaaaggtaggagagagagagacgtcacCAAAACCAGGAACATCTACAATGACTTCAG aggTTACGAGACCAGTACCGAGACGTGGTATTTTGCAATTAAAAAGGACTGATAgtaaacagcagcagcaacaacagcaacagcagcagcaacaacagcagcagcaacagcagcagcaacagcagcagccaca tgtaaataaataa